AAGAGGAGTGGGAACTGAGGGTAAACCTTACACCCTGATACAGTGATATCCGCTCCCCTAAACCTAATTCCTGAGGCCAAGGCCCTATCCACACTCTAAAATGCAGAGGAGGAACACTCCTTCTGTCTTCAAACCAGCCCCCACATCACCTTAACCCTAGGCCAAGGGCTAGGGTGCCTACAGTCAGAGGGTGGCCGACCTGAGCTGAGAAAGTACTTTCCATTAAGCAGAGGACGCCACCTCCAACACCCGGCACTTTCAAGATACTCCGGTGTCTTCTATCGAGCTCCCCGCTACTCTAGGGGCTGGTCGCACTTGATGCACTCAGTCCAGCCCACCTATCCCTTCCGCCACAGCTCGCCCCACCCCCCCAACCCCCGGCCGAGGCGGCGAAACTCACGATCATCTTCTTATAGAGACCGTAATGCAGGACCAGGCTATGGGTCAATGCCAAGCGATGGGGCTTCATAGGGTGTCCAgctcctgggggtggggagaaaagaGTTCGTCAGCTCTCACCCCTGGAGTTGCAACCCCCGCCTCAAAACCTCCGCGTCCCAACCCTCATGCATAGCCCTGTTTCCTCACCGTAGTGGAAGTTGCCCACGTCGGGGTCGTAGAAATAGGCCACGGTCTTGGCCATGGTGCCGGCGGGAGCAGGCCCCGCGCCTCCGCCGCCCGCCGCCGGCCGCCCGCCACCCGCCGCCAACCCCTCCCCAGCCGTGCGTGCTGCGCAAGCACGTAGCCTGCCTCTGCGGAACTGGGCGTTGCGGTCCCGCCTCCAGCCACACCCAGGCCACGCCCCCGGGGGAGCTCCGCCCCTCGCCTGGCTCCGCTCTCCCGGGAGCTGCGGCTTTGAGCGTCCCGGGTTGGGCGGGGAACTGGTAGCATCGCTCCTAGGATGCGAGGGCCATTTCTCTCCGGCCGGGGGTCAGATCCTCGGGAAGGTGAGCCATCCCATCCAGCCGCTTGTCCCAAACCGGGCGCAGGCCGTGGTCACTTCTCTAGGAAGCTCCGAAGATCCCGCCACTCCGTCCCTCAAAGGTGCAGAAAGCCGGCTTCCCCCAGCCCTCGGGGAAGATTCCTGACTCTCCGCTTGGTCGGGGCATCTGAGGGCAGGAGCTGCGCCAGGCGTAGCGGATAGACCAGTGGACAACACCCACGCCGGACCTCCTGTCCCCTACCCGGACCTAGACTCGGCGCCACACATTGCCCCGGGGGGGCCAGGCGCAGTCACGCGCGCGCAGAGCTCACGCTCTCCGCCCCGCACACCTGCGCTCCGCCTCCTGGTCCTGGGCCCGCGACGGGCGAAGGCATTTGGGAAGCCAGGGCGGCTGCGGAGGCGATCTCCCTGACCCAGGGCCGGAGTTGCCCGGAGCCTGCCGCCGCTCTCAGTCAGCCCGCATCCTTTTCTGTCCTTCCCTCCCCCCGCCTGCCACGGCGCGGGTATCCGCAGCCACAGCCCGGGGCCGGTGAGGCGgcgaagggggaggggaggaatcaAGGGATGAGCGCCGGAAGGGCGTCGGGGGCCCCGAGCCGCACTAGGACGCCCCTGGAGCCGGAACCTGAGCAGAAGCCGGAACCAGAACCAAATCACCGGTACCGGGTGGGCCAGGTGGTCAGGGTGGGAGAAACCAAAAAGGGAGAGGGGTGCGGGAGTACTGAGAGGAGGGGGCTGCAGAGGCCTGGCTCAGGCCGGCGCGGAGGAGGTGCGGGCGCTGACTCAGGCACGATTTCTGCTCCCGCCGCCTAAGAATTCCGTCCCATCTCGTGCTGCAGTGTCCTTGGGAGGGACGGAAGCGCGAACGAGTTGGAAAGGGGAACGCTCGGGGCGTCGGGGAAGCGGGACCAGGGTCGTGGTAGAGAGCTTGCGTAGCCGCTGACCTCTTGCCTTGGGCCGTATTGACGAAACAGCACCCCTGGCCCGGACAGCTCCCTGGTTGGGTAGGGGGTGGAGCCGGACCTTAGCCGAACGTCTTAGACGTGCTTGTTTCAGTGCCTGAGGACTGCATTCCTACCCCTCCCCCATTCCCAGCTGCAGCcccctaaacccaggaggcgccCTGGCCCGCGCTCGCCCCCCAGGGCCTCATGTCGGAACCACAGCCTGACCTGGAACCGCCCCAACATGGGCTGTATATGCTCTTCCTGCTTGTGCTGGTCTTCTTCCTCATGGGCCTGGTAGGTTTCATGATCTGCCACGTGCTCAAGAAGAAGGGCTACCGCTGCCGCACGTCGAGGGGCTCCGAGCCTGACGATGCCCAGCTTCAGCCCCGTGAGTGGAGCCTGGAACCCTGGCTCAGTAACCTTTCATCCTTCTCCCCACACCTCTGcccctcacctctgcctccctgaccaGCAGACCCAGGCCAAATCCTGATCAAGCCTGCTCAGGAAGCTTAGTGATGCGCTCTTGAGTTAGCAAGTGGGGTGACACCACTCTGAAAGCAAAACTACAGAAGGCAGCATGGGCAGCAAGGGTCCTCTGGATGGTAGTCTTGGGCTTGCATTGGTGTCCCCATCTTTTCTGGTCCCTGAAATGCTGAGGTCCAGCATGATAGCAAGTAGGTAAAAGGGTATGTCCTAAGCAATAAATGATGGGAGCCACCAGGTAATGTTCCCCCAAAGCTGACTCATTCCTGCTTCCTTGCCAATCTCTTTCATCCTTCAGCTGAGGACGATGACATGAATGAGGACACAGTAGAGAGGATTGTTCGCTGCATCATCCAAAATGAAGGTGGGTCTAGCATAGCCCCTTGCTCCCTCCTTCTCCAACCTTCTCTTGCCCTGACCTCCACCTTCActgactccctcttttccttcttccctcagcCAATGCTGAGGCCTTGAAGGAGATGCTGGGGGACAGTGAAGGAGAAGGGACAGTGCAGCTGTCCAGGTGAGCTGGAAACAAGGGCCAGCATGACTTAGCTTGCCTTGGAGAGTATCCTCTCCTCCAGCACAATCCTCTCCCAGTCTCCTTGCATGtatggggttgggggaagggcaAAGCTGGCTAActtatagaaagaaagaagttttgtAGAAATTTCGATTCCTTCAAAACATCTCTCTCATCTAGATGTCATCAAACCTAACATTTACCTCTAGTGCCACTCCTTTGGGTTAAGCAATGTTCTTTTTAGCAAACAGCCCTGGGAGGAAGAACATGTGGTCACTAACATCTTAATATTGAATTTATTagataaagacaagaaaaaatgttGGGGCTTGGGGAAATTGGGGCTTCTGGGGTTTTAAGGAGCATGCTGAAAGaacataagaaacaaaacatgaagggaaatggaaatgttacccttgctcccctcctccctgctgtCCAGTGTGGATGCCACCTCCAGCCTGCAGGATGGAACCCCCTCCCATCATCACACAGTGCACCTGGGCTCTGCAGCCCCTTGCATCCATTGCAGCCGCAGCAAGAGGCCTCCACTTGTCCGTCAGGGACGCTCCAAGGAAGGAAAAAGCCGCCCCCGGACAGGGGAGACCACTGTGTTCTCTGTGGGCAGGTGGGGCAGGTGCTCCAGGGCAAGTGAGGTTGAGGTAGGGGGCCCAATGATCAGGCACCTGATCCCAAAAGTGGGCCTTGGCTCTTTCCTCCTGGACTGGGAGCTCCAGCGGAAGTCACGCTACACAATGTGCCCCACAGTCTGAGAAGGCCTCCCCTACCTTAGGCCAGAGGGAAGTAGCCACCAAACTCAGGATGTCCCTGGTCAGAGGGGAGGGCCAAGCAGCCTCTGAGTTGTGGTCCTAAACCCCAGTGTTCCCTTCCCTCCCAGGTTCCGGGTGACACACATTGAGAAGCGCTATGGACTGCATGAACACCGTGATGGCTCCCCCACGGACAGGAGCTGGGGCTCTGGTGGGGGACAGGACCCAGGGGGTGGTCAGGGGTCTGGGGGAGGGCAGCCCAAGGCAGGGATGCCTGCCATGGAGAGGCTGCCCTCTGAGAGGCCACAGCCCCAGGTCCTAGCCAGCCCCCCAGTACAGAATGGAGGACTCAGGGACAGCAGCCTAGCCCCTTGTGCACTTGAAGGGAACCCCAGAGCTTCTGCAGAGCCAACactgagggacagagggaggggccCAAGCCCAGGGCTGCCCACTCAAGAGGCAAATGGGCAGCAAAGCAAACCGGACACTTCCGATCACCAGGTAGGAAAACACAGCCAGGACTGTACTGGGCTGGGCTCTTATTGCTCTCTACTCTTGGGGGGCACTGATATGACCTACTCCTGTTCTCTCGTTGACCCCTCCCCTTTCTCTCAGGTGTCTCTACCACGGGGAGCAGGGGGTATGTGAGGTGAGTCTGCCTGAGCCCTAAATGAGGTAATCTCATCTTCCCATCACCTACTTAAACTACTTAAGCCTTTCAGCTCCCTGAACCCCC
This sequence is a window from Papio anubis isolate 15944 chromosome 5, Panubis1.0, whole genome shotgun sequence. Protein-coding genes within it:
- the RELL2 gene encoding RELT-like protein 2 isoform X4, with protein sequence MNEDTVERIVRCIIQNEANAEALKEMLGDSEGEGTVQLSSVDATSSLQDGTPSHHHTVHLGSAAPCIHCSRSKRPPLVRQGRSKEGKSRPRTGETTVFSVGRFRVTHIEKRYGLHEHRDGSPTDRSWGSGGGQDPGGGQGSGGGQPKAGMPAMERLPSERPQPQVLASPPVQNGGLRDSSLAPCALEGNPRASAEPTLRDRGRGPSPGLPTQEANGQQSKPDTSDHQVGKHSQDCTGLGSYCSLLLGGTDMTYSCSLVDPSPFSQVSLPRGAGGM
- the RELL2 gene encoding RELT-like protein 2 isoform X3 — protein: MSEPQPDLEPPQHGLYMLFLLVLVFFLMGLVGFMICHVLKKKGYRCRTSRGSEPDDAQLQPPEDDDMNEDTVERIVRCIIQNEANAEALKEMLGDSEGEGTVQLSSVDATSSLQDGTPSHHHTVHLGSAAPCIHCSRSKRPPLVRQGRSKEGKSRPRTGETTVFSVGRFRVTHIEKRYGLHEHRDGSPTDRSWGSGGGQDPGGGQGSGGGQPKAGMPAMERLPSERPQPQVLASPPVQNGGLRDSSLAPCALEGNPRASAEPTLRDRGRGPSPGLPTQEANGQQSKPDTSDHQVSLPRGAGGM
- the RELL2 gene encoding RELT-like protein 2 isoform X1, with the protein product MSEPQPDLEPPQHGLYMLFLLVLVFFLMGLVGFMICHVLKKKGYRCRTSRGSEPDDAQLQPPEDDDMNEDTVERIVRCIIQNEANAEALKEMLGDSEGEGTVQLSSVDATSSLQDGTPSHHHTVHLGSAAPCIHCSRSKRPPLVRQGRSKEGKSRPRTGETTVFSVGRFRVTHIEKRYGLHEHRDGSPTDRSWGSGGGQDPGGGQGSGGGQPKAGMPAMERLPSERPQPQVLASPPVQNGGLRDSSLAPCALEGNPRASAEPTLRDRGRGPSPGLPTQEANGQQSKPDTSDHQVGKHSQDCTGLGSYCSLLLGGTDMTYSCSLVDPSPFSQVSLPRGAGGM
- the RELL2 gene encoding RELT-like protein 2 isoform X2; translated protein: MGSKGPLDGSLGLALVSPSFLVPEMLRSSMIATEDDDMNEDTVERIVRCIIQNEANAEALKEMLGDSEGEGTVQLSSVDATSSLQDGTPSHHHTVHLGSAAPCIHCSRSKRPPLVRQGRSKEGKSRPRTGETTVFSVGRFRVTHIEKRYGLHEHRDGSPTDRSWGSGGGQDPGGGQGSGGGQPKAGMPAMERLPSERPQPQVLASPPVQNGGLRDSSLAPCALEGNPRASAEPTLRDRGRGPSPGLPTQEANGQQSKPDTSDHQVGKHSQDCTGLGSYCSLLLGGTDMTYSCSLVDPSPFSQVSLPRGAGGM